Proteins encoded by one window of Desulfonatronum thiodismutans:
- a CDS encoding heavy metal translocating P-type ATPase, producing MGRPPKRFLVVLVHALPGRFRLRLDHVPDQATMDMIQRGLTGHHGVLEARISSRTGSILVFHDQSVSLEELLGLFQEQGLALRELSELPQPSSPRSALNVAAIESSIESSGQPSFLRSLPFSGLLLRPFLPPWVRLILAARRALPFLLKGLASLLRGRLNIDVLDGLAIGISLARRDLRSVMIITTLLSLGDFLEQWTRKRSREQLAQDLLQLPPTVWVKNGEELEERPLEQVRAGDLVVVQAGSRIAVDGVVAEGEAMVNQASLTGEPLAVAKTRGISVFAGTAVEEGTIVIRADQVGDSTRVHKIVKILEQSERLKAGLQARAEQWADRVVPLTLGLSLLTWFLTRNLNRAVSVLLVDFSCAIKLSTPLTMLSAMREASTKGVLIKGGRFLEKLDQADTYVFDKTGTLTEAHPRGLEVIPFNGHEAREVLRVAACLEEHFPHPLARAVVSMADREGLSHKEEHAELEYILAHGIASKLKGQRVLVGSRHFLQEHGKIELDRAADAVARAAEQGCSVLYVGMGQDLAGVILLEDPVRRDAPLFLQLLRQGGVKRVLMLTGDGEESAASVSRRLNIDEFHSQLLPEDKVRIVQDLRSSGHVVAMVGDGINDTPALSVADVGVSMKSGADIAHEVCDVLLTNADLDGILTARAISSRAMSRLRWNYSAAVGINGALVLLGLAGRISPAVSALVHNLATILVTVNSLRPYDDGMR from the coding sequence ATGGGCAGACCTCCAAAACGCTTTCTGGTCGTACTTGTACACGCCTTGCCCGGTCGGTTTCGACTTCGTCTGGACCACGTTCCGGACCAAGCCACCATGGACATGATTCAGCGCGGCCTGACCGGTCATCATGGGGTGCTGGAAGCACGGATATCTTCACGTACGGGCAGTATTCTGGTTTTTCATGACCAAAGCGTCTCCCTGGAGGAACTGCTCGGCCTGTTTCAGGAACAGGGTCTGGCTTTGCGTGAGCTGAGCGAACTGCCGCAACCATCTTCCCCACGATCGGCCTTGAACGTGGCCGCCATTGAGTCATCCATCGAGTCATCCGGCCAACCCTCGTTTCTACGTTCCCTACCCTTCTCCGGACTGCTGCTGCGTCCCTTTTTGCCGCCCTGGGTCCGGTTGATCCTGGCGGCTCGTCGGGCCCTGCCTTTTTTGCTCAAGGGGCTGGCCTCCCTGTTGCGCGGGCGGCTGAACATCGACGTGCTGGACGGTCTGGCCATCGGCATATCCCTCGCCCGCCGGGATCTGCGCTCGGTGATGATCATCACTACGCTCCTGTCCTTGGGCGATTTCCTGGAGCAATGGACCCGCAAGCGCTCTCGGGAGCAGTTGGCCCAAGATCTGCTGCAACTGCCGCCCACGGTGTGGGTCAAGAACGGTGAAGAACTGGAAGAGCGACCCCTGGAGCAGGTCCGAGCCGGTGATTTGGTTGTTGTCCAGGCCGGTTCGCGGATCGCCGTGGACGGCGTTGTGGCTGAAGGCGAGGCCATGGTCAATCAGGCATCATTGACCGGAGAACCGCTGGCCGTGGCCAAGACTCGGGGCATTTCGGTTTTTGCCGGGACCGCGGTGGAGGAAGGGACCATCGTCATCCGGGCCGATCAGGTGGGCGACTCCACACGGGTTCACAAGATCGTCAAGATCCTTGAACAGTCCGAGCGACTCAAGGCGGGCTTGCAGGCCCGGGCCGAACAATGGGCCGACCGGGTCGTGCCGCTGACCCTGGGCCTCAGTCTGCTGACCTGGTTCCTGACCCGGAACCTGAACCGGGCCGTGTCCGTGCTGCTGGTGGATTTTTCCTGCGCAATAAAGCTTTCCACGCCGCTGACCATGCTCTCGGCCATGCGCGAGGCTTCCACCAAGGGCGTGCTGATCAAAGGCGGAAGATTTCTGGAAAAACTCGATCAGGCCGACACGTATGTTTTCGACAAAACCGGAACTTTGACCGAGGCCCATCCCCGTGGTCTGGAGGTAATCCCTTTCAACGGCCATGAAGCCCGCGAAGTCTTGCGCGTTGCGGCCTGTCTGGAGGAGCACTTCCCGCACCCTCTGGCCCGTGCCGTGGTGTCTATGGCGGACCGGGAAGGTCTGTCCCACAAGGAGGAGCATGCCGAGCTGGAATATATCCTGGCCCACGGGATCGCCTCCAAACTCAAGGGCCAACGTGTCTTGGTAGGCAGTCGGCATTTCCTCCAGGAGCATGGTAAAATTGAACTGGATCGGGCCGCCGATGCAGTGGCCCGGGCCGCGGAGCAGGGCTGTTCCGTGCTCTACGTAGGTATGGGCCAGGACCTGGCCGGGGTCATCCTTTTGGAGGACCCGGTGCGTCGGGACGCGCCCTTGTTCCTGCAACTGCTGCGGCAGGGCGGCGTCAAGCGGGTCTTGATGCTCACCGGAGACGGCGAGGAGAGTGCGGCCAGCGTGTCCCGGCGGCTGAACATCGACGAATTTCATTCCCAGTTGCTGCCCGAGGACAAGGTCCGCATTGTTCAGGATCTGCGTTCTTCTGGCCATGTCGTGGCCATGGTCGGGGACGGGATCAACGACACCCCGGCCCTGTCCGTGGCGGACGTGGGCGTTTCCATGAAGTCCGGGGCGGACATCGCCCATGAAGTTTGCGACGTCTTGTTGACCAATGCCGATTTGGACGGCATTCTCACCGCCAGGGCCATCTCGTCCCGGGCCATGTCCCGGTTGCGCTGGAACTATTCCGCGGCCGTGGGCATCAACGGCGCTCTGGTGCTCCTCGGGTTGGCCGGGCGGATTTCGCCCGCTGTATCGGCCCTGGTCCACAATCTGGCGACCATCCTGGTCACGGTGAACAGTCTGCGCCCCTACGATGACGGTATGCGGTAA
- a CDS encoding HMA2 domain-containing protein: MYVNSIPGRLRIRTEDQTALHRLTESVAKLGGVFDVQHNPRTGSLLIHYKDDPKVEAALLKALKKVPGSEAALEAASAPKAPSKTSNKVANMTIAKRGMLSSLGLAMLFAIIDREDGHIFTGAMFLGFLSYHLYGYRKRVLA; encoded by the coding sequence ATGTACGTCAATTCCATTCCCGGAAGACTCCGGATTCGTACCGAGGATCAGACCGCGTTACACCGTTTGACCGAGTCCGTCGCCAAACTGGGTGGCGTTTTTGATGTTCAACACAACCCACGGACCGGAAGCCTGTTGATCCATTACAAGGACGATCCCAAGGTCGAAGCCGCGTTGCTCAAGGCCCTGAAAAAGGTTCCCGGCTCGGAGGCCGCTTTGGAAGCCGCCTCCGCGCCCAAGGCCCCAAGCAAAACCTCAAACAAGGTCGCCAACATGACCATTGCCAAGAGAGGCATGCTCTCCAGCCTCGGCTTGGCCATGCTTTTCGCCATCATTGACAGGGAAGACGGGCACATCTTCACCGGCGCGATGTTTCTCGGATTCCTGAGTTACCATCTTTACGGGTATCGGAAGCGGGTGCTGGCGTAA
- a CDS encoding HMA2 domain-containing protein: MHLSDLAGLRRYLTVKHHIPGRIRLLFSPALVSRPEVRELAAAHSELPPGVFSVRVNVLALSVIIEYDPERIAPTLLDELLTADDDRVVAVLRELSDTLTA; the protein is encoded by the coding sequence ATGCATCTATCCGACCTTGCCGGACTTCGTCGTTACCTGACTGTCAAGCATCATATTCCCGGGCGCATTCGGCTGCTTTTCAGTCCGGCCCTTGTTTCCCGGCCCGAGGTTCGCGAGTTGGCGGCAGCGCATTCGGAACTGCCGCCGGGCGTGTTTTCCGTACGGGTCAACGTCCTGGCCCTATCCGTGATCATCGAATATGATCCGGAGCGCATCGCACCGACATTGTTGGATGAACTGCTCACTGCCGACGACGATCGAGTGGTGGCTGTTCTGCGCGAGTTGAGCGACACGTTGACGGCCTGA
- a CDS encoding STAS domain-containing protein — protein sequence MSHDFSVSTELISGELRIKARGEFDRKAARVLLELLRDHESGQERVVIDTRELWRVHTLACTLFREGMHQCRRIGPRLMFIGSKGRAMAGRREAVMHGEYGDGSHA from the coding sequence ATGTCCCACGACTTTTCCGTCTCCACGGAGCTGATCTCCGGAGAATTGCGGATCAAAGCCCGCGGCGAGTTTGACCGCAAGGCCGCGCGAGTGTTGCTCGAATTGCTCCGAGACCATGAATCCGGGCAGGAGCGGGTGGTCATTGATACCAGGGAACTCTGGCGGGTTCATACTCTTGCTTGCACGCTTTTCAGGGAAGGGATGCACCAATGCCGACGCATCGGGCCCCGATTGATGTTCATTGGAAGCAAGGGACGAGCAATGGCCGGACGCCGGGAAGCGGTGATGCACGGCGAATATGGCGACGGGAGCCACGCATGA
- a CDS encoding thioredoxin family protein gives MTNKGASLSAWGGKRLVVLVLILLLVATVYFGSDGSRGGTGGPPPGAAGRVALLQLTAEHCPACRDMEPTLEMIRQSHGERVFIRQVDVFQRAGTASGYGVSTIPAQLFFDHHGRERYRHEGVMDREAVVRVLDELLAELDG, from the coding sequence ATGACCAACAAGGGGGCGAGCCTTTCGGCCTGGGGCGGCAAACGACTTGTGGTTCTGGTCCTGATCCTGTTGCTGGTGGCCACGGTCTATTTTGGATCGGACGGTTCACGGGGGGGAACAGGCGGACCACCGCCAGGAGCGGCGGGAAGGGTCGCTTTGCTTCAGTTGACCGCCGAGCATTGCCCGGCCTGCCGAGACATGGAGCCGACTCTGGAGATGATCCGGCAAAGCCATGGAGAGCGAGTGTTTATCCGCCAAGTGGACGTTTTCCAGCGGGCCGGGACGGCCTCGGGCTACGGCGTGTCCACGATTCCGGCCCAGTTGTTCTTCGATCATCATGGCCGCGAGCGATATCGCCACGAAGGCGTGATGGACCGGGAGGCCGTGGTCAGGGTTCTTGACGAACTGTTGGCGGAACTGGACGGCTGA
- a CDS encoding sensor histidine kinase: MVWPADACRVVRELNARVAELEESNAALLAKYEATQPRVTLDIPSAVRDLFDEARCVVDDAKALKCEFLRTVNHELRTPLNGVKGMLQVLRETDLNPEQREYVDHGLSSCEILDRAIRDILDYNTLNPSCVQMERKPLNVDDILCDIEQAYAPACVRKGLDFLVSKDASVRGLFLGDAARLKQIFRHLLDNALRFTPSGEIRVEVSCLSGTKNGRVRVCLSVHDTGMGIPECCLEHILDPFCQVETGLTKNFYGCGLGLAMVRKLVGLMDGQFRLESLEGAYTSAYCVLSLERLPGEDDC, from the coding sequence ATGGTTTGGCCGGCCGATGCCTGCCGCGTGGTTCGGGAACTCAATGCCAGGGTAGCGGAATTGGAGGAGAGCAATGCCGCATTGCTGGCGAAATACGAGGCGACCCAGCCTCGTGTCACGCTGGACATACCCTCTGCCGTGAGAGACTTGTTCGACGAGGCCAGGTGCGTCGTTGATGATGCCAAGGCTCTCAAATGCGAGTTTTTGCGTACTGTGAATCATGAATTAAGAACCCCGCTTAATGGCGTAAAAGGCATGTTGCAGGTGCTGCGGGAGACGGACCTCAACCCAGAGCAACGTGAGTATGTCGATCATGGGCTGTCCTCATGCGAAATCCTGGACAGAGCGATCCGGGATATTTTAGATTACAACACATTGAATCCCAGTTGCGTCCAAATGGAGCGCAAACCATTAAATGTCGACGATATTTTGTGTGATATCGAGCAAGCATATGCTCCTGCCTGTGTGCGAAAGGGGTTGGATTTCTTGGTCAGTAAAGACGCATCCGTCAGAGGATTGTTTTTGGGAGACGCGGCGAGGTTGAAACAGATTTTCCGCCACCTGTTGGATAATGCCCTACGGTTTACTCCTTCAGGCGAGATTCGCGTTGAAGTCTCTTGTTTATCAGGGACAAAGAACGGTCGGGTCCGGGTCTGTCTGAGCGTTCATGATACGGGTATGGGAATTCCAGAGTGCTGCTTGGAACATATCCTCGATCCTTTTTGCCAAGTTGAGACCGGACTTACAAAGAATTTCTATGGTTGTGGCTTGGGGCTGGCCATGGTCAGGAAGCTGGTCGGGTTGATGGATGGGCAATTTCGGTTGGAGAGTCTTGAAGGGGCGTACACTTCGGCCTACTGCGTCTTGAGCCTGGAGCGGCTGCCCGGGGAGGACGACTGCTGA
- a CDS encoding DUF2325 domain-containing protein translates to MCATLIGGMDRLKPNYLQTAKKAGIKLKIFTGKENTIASSLTDSEMIIIFTNKVSHQARNEAMQVAKTRNIPVHMLHSCGVSSLKKCLQGTA, encoded by the coding sequence ATGTGCGCGACCTTGATCGGCGGCATGGACCGCCTGAAACCGAATTATCTGCAGACCGCCAAAAAAGCCGGCATCAAGTTGAAAATTTTTACCGGCAAGGAAAACACGATTGCCTCTTCTTTGACCGATAGTGAAATGATCATCATCTTTACCAACAAGGTCTCCCACCAGGCCCGCAACGAGGCCATGCAAGTCGCCAAAACCCGGAATATCCCCGTGCACATGCTGCATTCCTGCGGCGTTTCCAGTCTGAAGAAATGTTTGCAGGGCACGGCATAA
- a CDS encoding flavodoxin yields MSKVLVVYGSTTGNTEHVAEVVGEVLRKSGKEVVVKNVTDTKVSELGDGYDMTLLGVSTWGDEEIEFQEDFDSFYQDMDDAKLEGKKVALFGCGDSSYEHFCGAVVLLRQKVEALSADLVNEPLLIDGDPSVVRSEIEEWAEEVGRAA; encoded by the coding sequence ATGAGCAAGGTTTTAGTCGTGTACGGCTCCACCACGGGGAATACCGAGCATGTGGCCGAGGTGGTCGGAGAAGTGCTTCGGAAGTCGGGCAAAGAGGTCGTTGTCAAGAATGTTACGGATACCAAAGTCTCTGAGCTGGGGGACGGCTACGACATGACCCTGTTGGGGGTGTCTACCTGGGGGGACGAGGAGATTGAGTTTCAGGAGGATTTCGACTCGTTCTATCAGGATATGGACGACGCCAAGCTGGAGGGGAAGAAGGTCGCGCTGTTCGGTTGCGGGGACTCCAGCTACGAACATTTCTGCGGAGCCGTGGTGCTGTTGCGGCAAAAGGTGGAAGCCCTGTCCGCGGATCTGGTCAACGAGCCCCTGCTCATCGACGGCGATCCGTCCGTGGTGCGATCCGAGATCGAAGAATGGGCCGAGGAAGTCGGGAGAGCGGCGTGA
- a CDS encoding cache domain-containing protein: MLNKLLNLSIPAKTFGLILALVLFFWGTIMFYFVPLIQERLLYGRREALMHVAHSVHSLLDEYVQRVRDGELTLEDAQERAKQRIRHIRYGRDGYFWIRSDDALDLRLIMHPFITELEDALPDNPMYYCVTRIQYGINGPIQYFAHEKNITWAIVEVVTKTGDGFVSYNWPRPHSEGMDEEGWHLKESYALLFEPWGWILGTGLYIDDIQAEMRVLRTEVISFSLIILLLILPATLLASVVFTRSLGILADYADKVSAGDLNARVTGRFYGEARRLMQAITEMVTSLKSALTHAENSRLDAQRLAEAAELASERLAVTLRSIGDGVIAADTEGQVLFLNKAAEELTGWSQSEAQGRLLPEVLQVRDDRFGEVEDMVRGVLANGIVRQLGDTGHLVSRDGKQRIITSNAAPIRDRESRVIGVVLAFRDETEKQRLQDEALKAEKLESLGVLAGGIAHDFNNTLTAILGNITSARLSLAEPDKAERKLREAENATYRGKGLTQQMLTFAKGGTPIRKILPLGELARESSEFALRGTNAKCVFELPDDLWPVHADPDQISRVIHNLALNAHHAMPQGGLVTVTGANIDAPKLPEAIHDAGPFTRISVTDQGHGISPEHLTKIFDPYFTTKARGSGLGLASSYSIIKRHGGVITVESVPGQSTTFHVFLPAVPTASPTPRAAEKDDPDRPGGRILVMDDDVMILDISMDLMEHLGHTAVSVQDGEEAVARYKQAMLEGLPFDAVIMDLTIPGGMGGKEAVREILKLDPAAKIVASSGYSSDPVMANFQEYGFVDSIAKPYTIQEIRKLLNKLLAQAGS, translated from the coding sequence ATGCTCAACAAGCTCCTGAACCTGTCCATCCCCGCCAAGACCTTCGGGTTGATTCTGGCGCTCGTCCTCTTTTTTTGGGGGACTATTATGTTCTATTTCGTGCCCTTGATTCAGGAGCGGTTGCTGTACGGCAGGAGGGAGGCGCTGATGCATGTCGCGCACTCGGTCCACTCCCTGCTCGACGAGTACGTGCAGCGGGTACGGGACGGGGAATTGACCCTTGAGGACGCCCAGGAACGAGCCAAGCAACGGATCAGGCACATTCGCTATGGACGGGACGGTTATTTTTGGATCAGAAGCGACGACGCGCTTGACCTTCGGCTTATCATGCATCCCTTCATTACGGAACTGGAAGACGCTTTGCCCGACAACCCTATGTACTACTGCGTCACGCGCATCCAGTACGGCATCAACGGCCCGATACAGTACTTTGCCCATGAAAAAAACATCACCTGGGCGATTGTCGAGGTTGTCACGAAGACCGGAGACGGCTTCGTGAGCTACAACTGGCCCCGGCCGCACTCCGAGGGCATGGACGAGGAAGGCTGGCACCTCAAGGAATCTTATGCTCTGCTCTTCGAACCCTGGGGCTGGATTTTGGGCACCGGCCTGTACATCGACGACATTCAGGCCGAAATGCGCGTCCTGCGCACTGAGGTGATCTCGTTTTCGCTGATCATCCTGCTTCTCATCCTGCCGGCGACCCTGCTCGCCTCCGTCGTGTTCACCAGGTCCTTGGGCATTCTGGCCGATTATGCGGACAAGGTCTCAGCCGGAGACCTCAACGCCCGAGTCACGGGGCGCTTTTACGGAGAAGCAAGGCGGTTGATGCAGGCCATCACCGAGATGGTAACCAGCCTGAAAAGCGCTCTGACCCATGCCGAAAACAGCAGGCTGGACGCGCAACGTTTGGCCGAGGCGGCGGAGTTGGCCTCGGAGCGATTGGCCGTGACCCTGAGATCCATCGGCGACGGCGTGATCGCGGCGGATACTGAAGGACAGGTGCTGTTTCTGAACAAGGCCGCCGAGGAGCTGACCGGCTGGTCCCAGAGCGAGGCCCAGGGACGGCTCTTGCCCGAAGTGCTCCAGGTGCGGGATGATCGTTTCGGAGAGGTCGAGGATATGGTCCGGGGAGTCTTGGCGAACGGAATCGTTCGCCAGTTGGGCGACACCGGCCACCTTGTTTCCAGGGACGGAAAGCAACGAATCATCACGTCCAACGCGGCCCCGATCCGGGACAGGGAAAGCCGGGTGATCGGCGTAGTGCTGGCATTTCGGGACGAAACCGAAAAGCAACGCCTCCAGGACGAAGCCCTCAAGGCCGAAAAGCTGGAGTCACTGGGAGTTCTGGCCGGAGGCATCGCCCACGACTTCAACAACACCCTGACCGCGATCCTGGGGAACATTACCTCGGCCCGGCTGTCCCTGGCCGAACCGGACAAGGCCGAGCGCAAGCTTCGCGAGGCTGAAAACGCCACCTACCGAGGCAAGGGCCTGACCCAACAGATGCTGACCTTTGCCAAGGGCGGAACCCCCATCCGGAAAATTCTGCCCCTGGGAGAACTGGCGCGGGAATCGTCCGAATTCGCCCTACGCGGGACCAACGCCAAATGCGTTTTCGAGCTCCCCGACGACCTCTGGCCCGTCCACGCCGATCCGGATCAAATCAGCCGGGTTATTCACAACCTGGCGCTCAATGCCCACCATGCCATGCCCCAAGGCGGACTGGTCACCGTGACCGGGGCGAATATCGACGCCCCAAAACTCCCGGAGGCCATTCATGATGCCGGACCGTTCACGCGAATTTCCGTGACCGACCAGGGACACGGTATTTCCCCGGAACACCTGACCAAAATCTTCGATCCGTATTTCACCACCAAGGCCCGCGGCTCGGGACTCGGGCTGGCGTCAAGCTATTCCATCATCAAGCGGCACGGAGGGGTCATCACCGTGGAATCCGTGCCCGGACAGAGTACGACGTTCCATGTTTTCCTGCCCGCCGTTCCCACCGCCTCGCCGACGCCCCGCGCCGCCGAAAAGGACGATCCGGACCGTCCCGGAGGACGCATCCTGGTAATGGACGACGATGTGATGATTCTGGACATCAGCATGGACCTGATGGAACACCTGGGACACACGGCCGTTTCGGTCCAGGACGGCGAGGAGGCCGTGGCCCGGTATAAACAGGCCATGCTTGAAGGTCTGCCTTTCGACGCGGTAATCATGGACCTGACTATTCCCGGCGGCATGGGCGGCAAGGAGGCGGTCCGGGAAATCCTGAAGCTCGATCCCGCCGCCAAGATCGTAGCCTCCAGCGGCTATTCCAGCGACCCGGTGATGGCGAATTTCCAAGAATACGGCTTTGTCGACTCGATAGCCAAACCGTACACCATCCAGGAAATCAGGAAACTGCTCAACAAGCTCCTGGCCCAGGCCGGGAGCTGA
- a CDS encoding methyl-accepting chemotaxis protein — MKNIPIGAKLIGGLSLLLVLVCGGLGYIAYDRASTAVTNVVHENMPTMAEEGAKLVRSHLDYHLLAVQSVANRNAIRSMDWSQQAPVLEDENKRHGYLVMGIIAPNGQARYSDGSTADLGDRDYFRVALGGEAVASDVLISRVTNEPVMIVAAPIRNERGQIAAVLFARLGATMFSLITDEIKYGRTGYSYIIDGKGTLIAHNNRQLVLDQLNSIEEARTNPEYARLAQMTQRMIKGERGFDEYYFAGNDRFFGFAPIPGTKWSIAVGAVRDDVLADVYALRSSVAWASAVFLFVGVVAALLISRVITGPIRRLMAYAEAVAQGDLQARSGINQMDEIGRLNLNIQTMVQSLIEKMKEAEHQSELARQETEKAQVATQEAEEARAQAETAKRDGMLQAATNIEGVVERMTSASEELSAQVEEASRGAEEQKSRTGETATAMEEMNATVLEVAKNASQAAEASDQARTKAVDGAKVVSDSVKAINTVQAQAQDMKNNLDQLGRQAEQIGRIMTVIEDIADQTNLLALNAAIEAARAGDAGRGFAVVADEVRKLAEKTMNATKEVGEAISAIQQGTQANIRGMDQSVAAIGDATKLANQSGDALREILALSEQAADQVRSIATAAEQQSATSEEINRGVEDINRISSETSEVMNQSAQAISELAQQAVELQKLVQGMKNG; from the coding sequence GTGAAGAACATTCCCATCGGCGCTAAACTCATCGGCGGTTTGTCGCTTCTGCTTGTCCTGGTCTGCGGGGGCCTCGGTTACATCGCCTACGACAGGGCATCCACCGCGGTCACCAATGTCGTACACGAAAACATGCCGACAATGGCCGAAGAGGGTGCCAAGCTCGTGCGCAGCCACCTGGACTACCACCTCCTGGCCGTGCAGAGCGTGGCCAACAGGAACGCCATCCGGTCCATGGACTGGAGCCAGCAGGCTCCAGTCCTGGAGGACGAGAACAAACGACATGGCTATCTGGTCATGGGCATCATCGCCCCGAACGGGCAAGCGCGCTATTCGGACGGATCGACCGCCGACCTCGGTGACCGTGACTACTTCAGGGTCGCCTTGGGCGGTGAAGCCGTGGCTTCGGACGTCCTCATCAGCCGGGTGACCAACGAGCCGGTGATGATCGTGGCCGCGCCCATCCGGAACGAGCGGGGACAGATCGCGGCCGTACTTTTCGCCAGACTCGGCGCTACCATGTTCAGCCTGATCACGGACGAGATCAAATACGGCCGCACGGGTTATTCCTACATCATCGACGGCAAAGGCACGCTCATCGCGCACAACAACCGACAACTCGTGCTCGACCAGCTCAATTCCATCGAGGAAGCTAGGACAAATCCCGAATATGCCCGCCTCGCCCAGATGACGCAGCGCATGATAAAGGGCGAACGCGGCTTCGACGAATACTACTTCGCGGGCAACGATCGCTTCTTTGGCTTTGCGCCCATTCCCGGTACGAAATGGTCCATCGCCGTGGGAGCCGTGAGGGACGACGTGTTGGCCGACGTGTACGCGCTCAGAAGCTCCGTAGCCTGGGCCTCGGCCGTGTTCCTGTTCGTGGGCGTTGTCGCGGCCCTGCTCATCAGCCGGGTCATCACCGGGCCGATCAGGCGCCTGATGGCCTATGCCGAAGCCGTGGCCCAGGGTGACTTGCAGGCCCGGTCCGGCATTAACCAGATGGATGAGATCGGGCGCTTGAATTTGAACATCCAGACCATGGTTCAATCCTTGATCGAGAAAATGAAGGAGGCCGAACATCAGTCTGAACTGGCCCGCCAGGAAACCGAAAAAGCCCAGGTCGCCACCCAGGAGGCCGAGGAAGCCCGGGCGCAGGCCGAAACGGCCAAGCGCGACGGCATGCTGCAGGCCGCGACCAATATCGAAGGCGTGGTGGAACGCATGACCTCGGCCTCGGAAGAACTTTCAGCCCAGGTGGAAGAGGCCAGCCGGGGGGCGGAGGAGCAGAAGAGCCGCACGGGCGAAACGGCCACGGCCATGGAGGAGATGAACGCCACGGTGCTGGAAGTGGCCAAAAACGCCTCCCAGGCCGCCGAGGCCTCGGACCAGGCCCGGACCAAGGCCGTGGACGGCGCGAAAGTGGTCAGCGACTCGGTCAAGGCCATCAACACGGTGCAGGCTCAGGCTCAGGATATGAAGAACAACCTGGACCAGCTCGGTCGCCAGGCCGAACAGATCGGGCGGATCATGACCGTGATCGAGGACATAGCCGACCAGACCAACCTGCTGGCCCTGAACGCGGCCATCGAGGCGGCCCGGGCCGGGGATGCCGGACGCGGTTTCGCCGTGGTAGCCGACGAGGTGCGCAAACTGGCCGAAAAAACCATGAACGCCACCAAGGAAGTGGGTGAGGCCATTTCCGCCATTCAACAAGGCACCCAGGCCAATATCCGGGGCATGGACCAGTCCGTGGCCGCCATTGGCGACGCCACCAAGCTGGCCAACCAGTCCGGGGACGCACTCCGGGAAATTCTGGCCTTGTCCGAGCAAGCCGCGGATCAGGTCCGCTCCATTGCCACGGCCGCGGAACAACAGTCCGCCACCAGCGAGGAGATCAACCGCGGGGTGGAGGACATCAACCGGATATCCTCGGAAACCAGCGAGGTCATGAACCAGTCGGCCCAGGCCATCTCCGAACTGGCCCAGCAGGCCGTGGAACTGCAGAAGCTGGTGCAGGGGATGAAGAACGGCTGA